A single region of the Terriglobia bacterium genome encodes:
- a CDS encoding TonB-dependent receptor, with translation MKKIFFCLVLLCLAITSAFGQIAQGTFSGTVADATGAVLPGVSITVTNTATGVMTTAVSNEAGAYFIPSLIAGPYNVSAELPGFQKSTYSNATLEAGVTLRLNFALKVSSQATSVEVTVAADTVLSTSSPTVGQGLTERKVVDLPLTGGNVLDLVQVLGGVDNVVATGNGEAGQSAFGREAETLAGISAQDTPVLRDGIMVNDLRYPTGINANTVINPDMVGEVRLIVTPVDAELGRGNGVVQITTRSGTNQFRGAAVWNVQNTALNPNSWANNQHQPNRIIPFWSNNNQTTFSAGGPIIKNKTFFFGLFDLNINWNRASNPIPVLTPCAKNGVFRYFDGWNNGTVGTATNGGGATPSRQTVDNFGNPLTPTTNPNGTPYTGKLEYASVYGPVTFPGGVPNADCSNGAVNGSWDTFRTKQDPTGFVSRTMALMPAPNDFSNIVGTVDGLNTASYDVVRHFRGVDNLFSVGEATGTRHDYNVKIDHNFNQKHRGNFAWSYERVVSDDTLAGLPGTWSNTNFHRPTTMTGGLVSTLTASMVNEVKAGYRVSGTNVLAPWDNPANAAGIKAYLPPAVNGFEILTDVTGGVGVCNPITGARPTPPPGACLGTAAGGANLTATAVDRTPLYTYGDTMSWTKGKHSVRFGGELRMASSRSQGSSAGLGFFQNAKDPVVVVAGATPGSPLAITGTTAIANTNPALSGIGTNDAAKARNLLNFLSGSLSSVNNQYFMNKPTDTAFSDFTTSPLITNTIKQREFDLFVKDDFKIRPTLTLNVGLRYEWYGVPYSEDGFTAAAIGSGNPAFGLSGSDFTGWMNPGIRGSLTSLHFVGPGSPNPGSKLYNNDNKNFGPAVGFAWNPRFLGENKTTIRGGYQITYQGGGRYSTIEGPIDSPPGRVYSGTATQTLAGDQYLDLTKLNQPGVVPPPATISPLAAIPVTDRSQTISFFDPNFTSPYVQNLTLAVTRSINQHMTIDVRYVGTLARKLYNGAGINLNSPNFLYNGLLPEFNSIRAGGESPLLNSLLNGVNICTTGCTGTFGAIGTTVNGVPQTAAMQMRASSTFSTNLAAGNYGGAGGVASALATLDYIQSGCPAAGAAGNCGLPAISTSTIRGAALRAGGVAPENFIYTNPQFATVNYLSNMGSANYHSVQVEYTLRPTNGVTTTINYTFSKDLGLLSTFTNPVNRHMDYTIVNANHPDILRANGTIELPFGPGKTLFSGTNGVLARAIENWKAGYIWTASSGAWTNISAQSNMYANGVPDVVNAAGLKELLNTTGLRWTQKAGSLVQGSFFDPAEWTKVPDPQCANVTSLQNLNGLNPGAVNRCTLTALAKVVTAGTPGSIPLTDGSGNAGLIVLQNPQPGTQGNLGQNVLRGLAPWRLDMNLSKAFRITEDVRAQFRADAVNVLNHPQPNAPSLTINTPTTLWGSTTSKTGGRTFQAQLRIDF, from the coding sequence ATGAAAAAAATCTTCTTTTGTTTGGTGCTGCTATGTCTGGCTATCACGTCAGCATTTGGCCAGATTGCCCAGGGAACGTTTTCAGGAACCGTTGCGGATGCAACGGGAGCGGTCCTGCCGGGCGTGTCCATTACCGTAACGAATACGGCGACCGGAGTTATGACGACGGCGGTCAGCAATGAGGCTGGAGCATACTTCATCCCCAGCTTGATTGCCGGCCCGTACAACGTGTCCGCCGAATTGCCGGGCTTTCAAAAATCGACCTATTCAAACGCGACCCTTGAAGCAGGCGTAACGCTGCGTTTGAATTTCGCGCTCAAGGTTTCGAGCCAGGCCACAAGTGTTGAAGTTACCGTTGCTGCGGATACCGTCCTTTCGACCTCGAGTCCGACGGTCGGACAGGGACTGACCGAGCGCAAAGTTGTGGATCTGCCGCTGACCGGCGGCAACGTTCTGGATCTTGTTCAGGTACTCGGCGGCGTCGATAACGTGGTCGCCACCGGTAACGGAGAAGCGGGACAGAGCGCATTCGGACGTGAAGCGGAGACGCTCGCCGGAATCAGCGCGCAAGACACGCCGGTACTCCGCGACGGCATCATGGTCAACGACCTGCGATACCCAACGGGTATCAATGCCAACACGGTTATCAATCCCGACATGGTCGGCGAAGTCCGCTTGATCGTGACGCCGGTGGATGCCGAACTCGGGCGTGGAAACGGCGTCGTCCAGATCACGACGCGTTCTGGAACCAACCAGTTCCGCGGCGCCGCCGTATGGAACGTTCAGAACACGGCGTTGAATCCGAACAGCTGGGCGAACAACCAGCATCAACCCAATCGAATCATCCCGTTCTGGTCCAATAACAACCAGACGACGTTCAGCGCCGGCGGTCCGATCATCAAGAACAAGACCTTCTTCTTCGGCCTGTTCGACCTGAATATCAATTGGAACCGCGCGAGCAATCCAATTCCAGTATTGACCCCGTGCGCGAAGAACGGTGTCTTCCGTTATTTCGACGGATGGAACAACGGTACCGTCGGAACCGCGACGAACGGGGGCGGCGCTACGCCGTCACGGCAGACCGTTGATAACTTCGGCAACCCCCTGACGCCGACGACCAATCCGAATGGCACTCCGTATACCGGTAAGCTCGAATACGCCAGCGTGTACGGTCCGGTCACATTTCCCGGTGGTGTTCCGAACGCCGACTGCTCCAACGGAGCGGTGAACGGCTCATGGGATACCTTCAGAACCAAACAGGATCCGACTGGTTTCGTCAGCCGGACGATGGCTTTGATGCCGGCGCCGAACGATTTTTCGAATATCGTTGGGACAGTTGACGGTTTGAATACGGCAAGCTACGACGTTGTCCGCCATTTCAGGGGCGTCGACAATCTCTTCAGCGTGGGCGAAGCCACGGGCACCCGCCACGATTACAATGTGAAGATCGATCACAACTTCAACCAGAAGCACCGCGGCAATTTCGCGTGGAGTTATGAGCGCGTCGTTTCCGACGACACGCTGGCCGGTCTTCCCGGAACCTGGAGCAACACCAATTTCCACCGGCCCACGACCATGACCGGCGGGCTGGTATCGACGCTGACGGCTTCCATGGTGAACGAAGTCAAGGCGGGGTATCGCGTCAGCGGAACCAACGTCCTTGCTCCTTGGGATAACCCGGCAAATGCAGCTGGAATCAAGGCCTATCTGCCTCCCGCAGTGAACGGCTTTGAAATCCTGACGGACGTGACTGGTGGAGTCGGCGTTTGTAACCCGATCACCGGCGCTCGTCCGACTCCTCCTCCCGGGGCGTGCCTGGGAACCGCCGCGGGCGGCGCGAACCTCACGGCCACGGCCGTCGACCGAACGCCGCTTTACACCTACGGCGACACCATGAGCTGGACGAAAGGCAAACACTCCGTTCGTTTCGGCGGTGAACTGCGTATGGCCAGCAGCCGGTCGCAGGGCAGCAGCGCGGGTCTCGGCTTCTTCCAGAACGCCAAAGATCCCGTCGTTGTGGTGGCAGGCGCGACGCCCGGATCGCCGCTCGCGATCACGGGGACAACCGCTATTGCGAACACCAATCCGGCCCTGTCGGGTATCGGTACGAACGATGCTGCCAAGGCCCGCAATCTGTTGAACTTCCTCAGCGGCTCGCTGTCCTCCGTCAACAACCAGTACTTCATGAATAAACCGACGGACACGGCGTTCAGCGATTTCACGACGAGTCCGTTGATCACGAACACCATCAAGCAGCGTGAATTCGATTTGTTCGTGAAGGACGACTTCAAGATCCGCCCGACGCTGACACTGAATGTCGGTCTGCGATATGAGTGGTACGGGGTTCCGTATTCTGAGGACGGATTCACGGCAGCGGCCATCGGCAGCGGCAACCCGGCATTCGGATTGTCCGGCAGTGATTTCACCGGCTGGATGAATCCCGGTATCCGTGGCAGCCTGACGTCGTTGCACTTCGTCGGACCGGGCTCGCCGAATCCCGGCTCGAAGCTGTATAACAATGACAACAAAAACTTCGGTCCGGCCGTCGGCTTTGCCTGGAATCCCCGATTCCTGGGCGAAAATAAAACCACGATCCGTGGCGGATACCAGATCACGTATCAGGGGGGCGGCCGCTACTCCACGATTGAAGGTCCAATCGACAGTCCGCCGGGCCGCGTCTATAGTGGTACCGCGACGCAGACCCTTGCGGGCGACCAGTACCTGGACCTGACGAAGTTGAACCAGCCCGGTGTGGTTCCGCCGCCGGCAACCATCTCCCCGTTGGCGGCGATTCCGGTGACGGATCGCAGCCAGACGATCAGTTTCTTCGATCCGAACTTCACCTCGCCTTACGTGCAGAACCTGACGCTGGCCGTCACGCGCAGCATCAATCAGCACATGACGATCGATGTGCGGTATGTCGGCACGCTGGCCAGGAAGCTGTACAACGGCGCGGGCATCAACTTGAACAGTCCGAACTTCCTGTACAACGGCCTGCTTCCGGAGTTCAACAGCATCCGGGCCGGCGGCGAGTCGCCGCTGCTGAATTCGCTGCTGAACGGCGTCAACATCTGTACGACCGGCTGCACCGGCACCTTCGGTGCGATCGGCACAACAGTCAATGGTGTGCCGCAAACGGCAGCGATGCAGATGCGCGCCAGTTCGACTTTCAGCACGAACCTCGCCGCGGGTAACTATGGCGGGGCTGGTGGTGTTGCATCCGCCCTGGCCACTCTGGACTACATCCAGAGTGGGTGTCCTGCTGCGGGCGCGGCCGGGAACTGCGGTCTGCCGGCAATCAGTACGAGCACGATTCGGGGTGCCGCTCTGCGGGCCGGTGGAGTCGCTCCGGAAAACTTCATCTACACCAATCCGCAGTTCGCTACGGTCAATTACCTGTCCAACATGGGCAGCGCCAATTATCACTCGGTGCAGGTGGAGTACACTCTGCGTCCGACGAACGGCGTCACCACGACGATCAATTACACCTTCAGCAAAGACCTGGGACTGCTCTCGACGTTCACGAATCCTGTAAATCGACACATGGATTACACGATCGTGAACGCCAACCATCCGGACATCCTGCGCGCGAACGGTACGATTGAACTGCCGTTCGGGCCGGGAAAGACGCTGTTCTCAGGAACGAATGGCGTTCTTGCCCGCGCGATCGAGAACTGGAAAGCCGGTTACATCTGGACGGCCAGTTCCGGTGCGTGGACGAACATCTCGGCGCAAAGCAATATGTATGCGAATGGCGTCCCGGATGTTGTCAATGCGGCGGGGCTCAAGGAATTGCTGAACACCACGGGTCTCCGGTGGACACAGAAGGCGGGCTCCCTGGTTCAGGGCAGCTTCTTCGATCCGGCGGAGTGGACGAAAGTTCCGGATCCGCAGTGCGCCAACGTCACCAGCCTGCAGAACCTGAACGGATTGAACCCGGGCGCCGTCAATCGTTGTACCCTGACGGCTCTGGCGAAGGTCGTTACTGCCGGCACTCCGGGATCGATTCCGCTCACGGACGGCAGCGGAAACGCCGGCCTGATCGTCCTGCAGAACCCGCAACCGGGAACGCAGGGCAACCTGGGTCAGAACGTTCTTCGCGGGCTTGCTCCCTGGAGGTTGGATATGAACCTCAGCAAGGCCTTCAGAATTACTGAAGACGTCCGCGCTCAGTTCCGCGCGGACGCCGTCAACGTGCTGAATCATCCGCAGCCGAATGCTCCGAGTCTGACGATCAACACCCCAACGACTCTGTGGGGATCGACGACGTCGAAGACGGGCGGCCGCACGTTCCAGGCTCAGCTCCGGATCGACTTCTAG
- a CDS encoding tetratricopeptide repeat protein has product MRFVARLGSVALAAVITLPVYAQLNTDANVNQRQAGSVRGKVIDRDGKPIQNAQIRFDNQTTHQADTAKTNKSGDYSIVGLLAGSYKAYLFVDGKPVMVKGEGVGNQILINDVTDTRVNFDMKDAPTTRVEAPGAPSAASLNAKEKAAAEKKNIEEVKNSYAAGLAAMKANNFEEAIKLFQVAADKDPGQSAVFANMGVSYANLKKYDDAIAAYQKSLAIKPDDPSIHALLSLALANNGKIDEATQSAQEVAKLDPAMAGQSYYNLGAILANRGKFKEAVEVFKKAIEVDPKNAPSYYQIGIAYFGTPDTIPQGIAAFEKYLQLMPNGPDAETAKQFIAAGKAQGK; this is encoded by the coding sequence ATGAGGTTCGTAGCGCGACTCGGGAGCGTTGCACTTGCGGCGGTCATAACGCTGCCTGTCTATGCCCAGCTCAACACGGACGCCAACGTCAATCAGCGTCAGGCCGGGTCCGTCCGCGGCAAAGTTATCGATCGCGACGGCAAGCCTATCCAAAACGCACAGATTCGCTTCGATAACCAGACGACGCATCAGGCCGATACCGCCAAGACCAATAAGAGCGGAGACTACTCGATCGTGGGTCTGCTGGCGGGAAGCTACAAGGCCTATCTGTTCGTCGACGGCAAGCCGGTCATGGTCAAGGGCGAAGGCGTCGGAAACCAGATCCTGATTAATGATGTTACGGACACCCGCGTCAATTTCGACATGAAGGACGCTCCAACCACCAGAGTCGAGGCGCCGGGTGCTCCCTCCGCCGCTTCCTTGAATGCGAAAGAGAAGGCCGCTGCCGAGAAGAAGAACATCGAGGAGGTCAAAAACTCCTATGCGGCCGGCCTCGCCGCCATGAAGGCCAACAACTTCGAGGAAGCCATCAAACTGTTCCAGGTGGCCGCCGACAAGGATCCGGGACAGTCCGCAGTCTTTGCGAACATGGGCGTATCCTATGCCAACCTGAAGAAATACGACGATGCCATCGCCGCATACCAGAAATCCCTGGCGATAAAGCCCGATGATCCGTCGATTCATGCTCTGCTCAGCCTGGCTCTCGCCAACAACGGAAAAATCGACGAGGCGACGCAGAGCGCCCAGGAGGTTGCAAAACTGGATCCGGCCATGGCCGGGCAGAGTTACTACAATCTCGGCGCGATCCTGGCCAACCGTGGCAAATTCAAGGAAGCCGTTGAAGTCTTCAAGAAGGCGATTGAGGTGGATCCGAAGAATGCCCCCTCGTATTATCAGATTGGAATTGCGTATTTCGGCACGCCCGACACCATTCCGCAGGGCATTGCCGCCTTCGAGAAGTATCTGCAGTTGATGCCGAACGGCCCCGATGCCGAAACCGCGAAACAGTTTATCGCCGCGGGAAAAGCGCAGGGGAAATGA